From a single Lentimicrobiaceae bacterium genomic region:
- a CDS encoding type I restriction endonuclease subunit R — MTWEYSEDNLIEQTAIDLFHNQLGWDTAIAYNKETFGEGSTLGRLNKKEVVLKRIFFEKIKELNPNLPEQAYNQAYEKLTEESITKSLAEINFEKHQLLRNGIPVDFINEKGEQVKNKTLKIFDFDNADNNNFLAVRQLWIQGKSNRERRPDIIGFVNGTPLLFIELKAAHRKLENAYNDNFTDYKDVIPKLFYYNAFVMLSNGIESRIGSVTGKYQHFHEWKRITEEDEGIVALDRIIVGVCEKKRFLDLFENFILFDNSLGKVVKLIARNHQFIGVNKAIENIQHKEQLYKLGKISLEEKQKLGVFWHTQGSGKSYSMVFFCQKIHHKFTGCYTFLIVTDRNELDTQIYGTFSGIGAVPQIKSGSKDSLKANSGKHLKELLSSEHRYLFTLIHKFNFEEEITKRDNIIVISDEAHRTQGGNLAMNLRNALPNASFIGFTGTPLFKDDEITKRIFGDYVSRYDFKRSVDDGATVPLYYENRGEYLGLKNPVINDQIRAVIDADSEDLDSDQRSRIEQLFAREYPILTARKRLDAIAKDAVWHFCNRGYKGKGMFIALDKLTAVRMYDLITHHWKLTVEQLENEVSKGKYGDQELLEKSRELHWIKETEICVVVSSEQNEIQKFQKWDLDIEPHREKMNTQDLETRFKDEDDPFRFVIVCAMWITGFDVPTLSTLYLDKPLKSHTLMQAIARANRISEGKNNGLIVDYIETYTALLDALAIYGSGGDEGGNGGGEKPEPPVKPKEELIKQLEEALESTETFLQDEVNFDLQELIKADGLHKLAAMEKAVNAVYTNDETKRKFQVLAREVFKKYKALQPDKVLKQYAPRKDAIDVIYSAIEDNVESADVADIMKKIQAVVDESIENMVAEPGHNEEKIIDLSGLNFELLEQYFLKTKNKNTVVQSLKDKIEKQLKQMVERNPLTVDYYKRYQEIIEEYNRGKDEVVIKETFRKLIELVNSYSEEEADTKREGLTDEQKAIFDILRQGKKLEEKEKNEIKKISIELLEELKKEKLRVDQWADKSVTAAAVFNYVNKTLFEVLPYPTYQTDDIDLRTNLVYEHLKNQYFGGGMSIYGRY; from the coding sequence ATGACTTGGGAATACTCAGAAGATAATTTAATAGAACAAACAGCCATTGATTTATTTCACAATCAATTGGGCTGGGATACCGCTATTGCATACAACAAAGAAACATTTGGCGAGGGCAGTACGCTAGGTAGACTGAACAAAAAAGAAGTTGTATTGAAACGAATATTCTTTGAAAAAATCAAAGAATTAAATCCCAACTTACCCGAGCAAGCCTACAACCAAGCCTACGAAAAACTCACAGAAGAAAGCATCACCAAGTCATTGGCTGAAATCAATTTTGAAAAACATCAATTATTAAGAAACGGTATTCCTGTTGACTTTATCAACGAAAAAGGCGAACAGGTTAAGAACAAAACGTTAAAGATTTTCGATTTTGACAATGCCGACAACAACAACTTTTTAGCAGTTCGCCAACTGTGGATTCAGGGCAAGAGCAACCGTGAACGCAGACCCGATATTATAGGTTTTGTGAATGGTACTCCGCTTCTGTTCATAGAATTAAAAGCAGCACACCGAAAATTAGAAAACGCCTACAACGATAATTTCACCGATTACAAAGACGTAATTCCAAAACTCTTTTATTACAACGCTTTTGTAATGTTAAGTAACGGTATTGAAAGTCGCATTGGAAGCGTTACTGGCAAATATCAGCACTTTCACGAATGGAAACGCATCACCGAAGAAGACGAAGGCATTGTTGCTTTAGATAGAATAATTGTAGGAGTTTGCGAGAAAAAACGCTTTTTAGATTTATTTGAAAACTTCATTCTGTTTGATAATTCATTGGGCAAAGTAGTAAAACTCATTGCCCGAAACCATCAGTTTATTGGCGTAAACAAAGCCATTGAAAACATTCAGCATAAAGAACAACTCTACAAACTGGGTAAAATAAGTTTGGAAGAAAAGCAAAAACTTGGTGTATTTTGGCATACGCAGGGAAGCGGAAAATCTTACTCAATGGTTTTCTTTTGCCAAAAAATACATCACAAATTTACAGGTTGCTATACTTTTCTGATTGTTACCGACCGAAATGAATTAGATACACAGATTTACGGCACGTTTAGCGGAATTGGTGCAGTACCGCAAATAAAATCAGGCTCAAAAGATTCATTGAAAGCCAACAGCGGAAAGCATTTAAAAGAATTATTGAGTTCGGAACACCGCTATTTATTTACACTCATTCACAAATTCAACTTTGAAGAAGAAATAACCAAGCGGGATAATATCATTGTCATTTCAGACGAAGCACACCGAACACAAGGCGGAAATTTAGCAATGAATTTGCGTAATGCCCTACCAAACGCTTCATTTATTGGCTTTACCGGAACACCACTTTTCAAAGATGATGAAATTACCAAGCGGATTTTTGGTGATTATGTTTCCCGATACGACTTTAAACGAAGTGTTGATGATGGTGCAACCGTTCCACTATACTACGAAAATAGAGGAGAGTATTTAGGGTTGAAAAACCCTGTTATCAATGACCAGATACGAGCCGTAATAGATGCCGATAGCGAAGATTTAGACAGCGACCAACGCAGCAGAATCGAACAACTTTTTGCAAGGGAATATCCGATACTTACCGCCAGGAAACGTTTAGATGCAATTGCCAAAGATGCAGTTTGGCATTTCTGCAACCGTGGCTACAAAGGCAAAGGAATGTTTATCGCATTGGATAAACTCACAGCCGTAAGGATGTATGATTTAATTACGCATCATTGGAAACTGACTGTTGAGCAATTGGAAAATGAAGTTTCCAAAGGAAAATATGGCGACCAGGAACTTTTGGAGAAAAGCCGAGAACTGCATTGGATAAAGGAAACTGAAATCTGTGTTGTTGTTAGTTCAGAGCAAAATGAAATTCAGAAATTTCAGAAATGGGATTTAGACATTGAACCACATCGGGAGAAAATGAACACCCAAGACCTTGAAACGAGGTTTAAAGACGAGGACGACCCATTTCGTTTTGTAATTGTTTGTGCAATGTGGATTACAGGTTTTGACGTGCCTACTTTATCAACGTTGTATTTAGACAAACCTTTAAAATCGCATACTTTAATGCAAGCCATTGCAAGAGCCAACCGAATAAGTGAAGGCAAAAACAATGGTTTGATTGTGGATTATATTGAAACTTATACTGCCTTATTAGATGCTTTGGCAATTTATGGTTCTGGCGGTGATGAAGGTGGAAACGGTGGTGGCGAAAAACCCGAACCACCAGTAAAACCAAAAGAAGAACTAATCAAACAATTAGAAGAAGCATTAGAGTCAACTGAAACATTTTTGCAAGACGAAGTAAATTTTGATTTGCAGGAATTAATCAAAGCAGATGGCTTACACAAATTAGCTGCAATGGAAAAAGCAGTAAATGCTGTTTATACCAATGATGAAACCAAACGTAAATTTCAGGTTTTGGCAAGAGAGGTTTTTAAGAAATATAAAGCCCTGCAACCTGACAAAGTTTTAAAACAATATGCTCCAAGAAAAGATGCTATTGATGTAATCTACTCAGCAATTGAGGACAATGTAGAAAGTGCAGATGTTGCTGATATAATGAAAAAAATTCAAGCTGTAGTTGATGAATCCATTGAAAATATGGTTGCCGAACCAGGCCACAACGAAGAGAAAATTATTGACCTTAGTGGGTTGAATTTTGAATTATTGGAGCAGTACTTTTTGAAAACAAAAAATAAAAATACCGTTGTTCAGTCGCTCAAAGACAAGATTGAAAAGCAATTAAAACAAATGGTTGAACGCAATCCTTTGACAGTTGATTATTACAAACGCTATCAGGAAATCATTGAAGAATATAATAGAGGGAAAGACGAAGTTGTTATAAAAGAGACTTTCAGAAAACTGATTGAACTTGTAAACTCCTATTCTGAAGAAGAAGCCGACACAAAACGAGAAGGTTTGACTGATGAGCAAAAAGCAATTTTCGATATTCTTAGACAAGGCAAAAAACTTGAAGAAAAGGAAAAGAACGAGATAAAGAAAATTTCGATTGAGCTATTGGAAGAATTGAAAAAGGAAAAATTAAGAGTTGACCAATGGGCTGATAAATCAGTAACAGCAGCAGCAGTTTTTAACTATGTAAACAAAACACTGTTTGAAGTTTTGCCTTATCCAACATATCAAACTGATGATATTGATTTAAGGACAAACTTAGTTTATGAACACTTGAAAAATCAATATTTTGGAGGCGGAATGAGCATTTATGGACGATATTAG
- a CDS encoding DUF262 domain-containing protein yields MSVQARDRKIEIWYNKIRFGEIKLPRFQRHEAWDKVRISSLLTTIMHDLPLGITLILEVDKEQFISRYLVTAEHKEPFPKVNEHLLDGQQRLTAIWRALHNNYEWEKYFLYVKKYDTVWTSDSPLDEEEEQQQAVKTKVYCQSRWIGKKKGNKMPLWADSPQECFQRGCIPMELFRPEDINAEIDDWIKKALANKKPKSGAPDFEEAFEKFTQEKQELLNLINRYRETVKHYNLPFLSLPSHTSKDTALNVFINMNTNSKPLTQYDIIVAEIEGLKDTSLHELQTKLNNEHPAVSRYFDLSYLILNTSALMQEKIPNRVGIWDMNKVVLVENWDKMVGGLSKMAAFLEMHRIFDEERLPTNAVLAVIAALYTQIPEMGDKAGLGNVLLKKYLWSSFFTDRYENSAASRAYADYIGLLNIIKGVIKPNGQPANEQDVPVLNRNSFPLANEEQLLNVAWPKRVSIRGRGILAVANYFGAYDFADGSVLTHTNVNKREYHHIFPDALIEDANTYFIENELNSTVALNCALITGNTNRTIGRKEPLTYLKERYEWVSEAIVTQRLNSHLIPIKELKAGDYLGLNDEEKAKKIKADYESFLSTRAELIVNAVKRLANGEDVTTSEILQS; encoded by the coding sequence ATGAGTGTACAAGCAAGAGACAGAAAAATAGAAATTTGGTATAACAAGATTCGTTTTGGCGAAATAAAACTACCCCGTTTCCAGCGGCACGAAGCCTGGGATAAAGTGCGCATATCCAGTCTGCTTACTACAATTATGCACGATTTGCCGCTTGGCATTACGTTGATTTTAGAAGTAGACAAGGAACAATTTATTTCCCGCTATTTGGTTACAGCTGAGCACAAGGAGCCTTTTCCAAAAGTAAATGAGCATTTATTGGACGGTCAGCAACGCCTTACAGCCATTTGGAGGGCATTGCACAATAATTACGAATGGGAAAAATATTTCTTGTATGTAAAAAAATATGATACCGTTTGGACAAGCGACAGCCCGCTGGATGAGGAAGAAGAACAGCAACAGGCCGTGAAAACTAAAGTGTATTGCCAAAGCCGGTGGATAGGAAAAAAGAAAGGCAACAAAATGCCGCTGTGGGCAGATTCGCCACAAGAATGTTTTCAAAGAGGTTGCATTCCTATGGAACTTTTCAGGCCTGAGGATATCAATGCGGAAATAGACGATTGGATTAAAAAAGCATTAGCGAACAAGAAACCTAAATCGGGGGCGCCTGACTTTGAGGAGGCTTTTGAAAAGTTCACGCAAGAAAAACAAGAACTCCTCAATCTGATTAATCGCTACCGTGAAACGGTGAAGCATTACAACCTTCCATTTTTGTCATTGCCTTCCCATACTTCCAAAGATACAGCATTGAATGTGTTTATCAACATGAACACCAATAGCAAACCCTTAACACAATATGATATTATTGTAGCTGAAATTGAAGGATTGAAAGATACGTCACTACATGAACTACAAACCAAGCTAAACAATGAACACCCTGCTGTAAGTAGGTATTTCGATTTGTCTTATCTCATTCTTAACACATCTGCCTTAATGCAGGAAAAAATTCCTAATCGTGTTGGCATTTGGGATATGAATAAAGTAGTCTTGGTTGAGAACTGGGATAAAATGGTGGGCGGTTTGTCTAAAATGGCAGCTTTTTTAGAGATGCACAGAATTTTTGATGAAGAACGATTGCCCACAAATGCAGTTTTGGCTGTAATTGCTGCTTTATACACTCAAATTCCTGAAATGGGTGATAAAGCTGGATTAGGAAACGTTCTTCTTAAAAAGTATTTGTGGTCATCTTTCTTTACTGATAGATATGAAAACTCGGCAGCTTCAAGAGCCTATGCTGATTATATCGGACTTTTAAACATCATTAAAGGAGTTATAAAACCGAACGGGCAACCAGCAAATGAGCAAGATGTACCGGTTTTAAATCGAAATAGTTTTCCTCTTGCAAATGAAGAGCAATTGTTGAATGTAGCATGGCCTAAAAGAGTCAGCATAAGAGGCCGAGGTATTCTGGCTGTAGCCAATTATTTTGGTGCGTATGATTTTGCTGACGGTTCGGTTTTGACACATACAAATGTTAATAAAAGAGAGTACCACCATATTTTTCCTGACGCATTAATTGAAGATGCAAATACCTATTTCATAGAGAACGAATTAAATAGCACTGTTGCCCTCAATTGTGCACTTATCACAGGAAATACGAATAGGACAATAGGAAGAAAAGAGCCATTGACCTATTTGAAAGAGCGTTATGAGTGGGTGAGCGAAGCTATTGTTACTCAACGGCTGAATAGTCATTTAATTCCCATAAAGGAGCTAAAGGCTGGTGATTACTTAGGGTTAAATGATGAAGAAAAAGCAAAAAAAATAAAAGCGGATTACGAATCCTTTTTATCAACCAGGGCTGAACTTATAGTTAATGCAGTGAAGAGGTTGGCAAACGGTGAAGACGTAACAACAAGTGAAATTTTACAATCATGA
- a CDS encoding restriction endonuclease subunit S: MKWEKVSLESISTRIGDGLHGTPKYDDNGEFHFINGNNLSEGKILIKEDTKRISSIEYDKIKKDLSDKTVLVAINGTLGNVGLYRDEPVALGKSACYINVNDKAEKLFVRYVLENHDFQRYAIDFATGSTIKNLGLKAVRDYSFNLPPLPTQRKIASILSAYDDLLENNLKRIKLLEEKAQLHYKIEFGEFQFGDKEPQNLPNGWAIKTIGDIYWKLESGSRPKGGIDKDLKEGIASVGAENVIGLGKYNYQSEKLITEAFFESMNRGKIENKDILIYKDGAYIGKTTLFQDDFPHEKCCVNEHVFLLRSKNELYQNYLFFTLYQKLYFDKMQQLNANAAQPGINQESLKSLRILWPSENVIEDFNSKVESLMKLIFVLAKQNTKLREARDILLPKLMNGQIEVYL; encoded by the coding sequence ATGAAGTGGGAAAAAGTCAGTTTAGAAAGTATTTCAACAAGAATTGGTGACGGATTACACGGAACACCAAAATATGATGATAATGGTGAATTTCATTTTATCAATGGAAACAACCTATCAGAAGGCAAAATTTTAATAAAAGAAGACACAAAAAGAATTTCGAGTATTGAGTATGATAAAATCAAAAAAGACCTGAGTGACAAAACTGTTCTTGTAGCGATAAATGGAACTCTAGGGAATGTCGGATTGTATCGTGATGAACCTGTGGCATTGGGTAAGAGTGCTTGCTACATAAATGTAAATGATAAAGCAGAAAAACTTTTTGTTCGTTATGTTTTGGAAAACCACGATTTTCAGAGATATGCTATTGACTTTGCAACAGGTTCAACTATTAAGAACCTAGGATTAAAAGCAGTTCGTGATTATTCATTCAATCTCCCCCCACTCCCAACCCAACGCAAAATCGCTTCCATTTTATCGGCTTATGATGATTTGTTAGAGAATAATTTGAAGCGGATAAAGTTGCTGGAGGAGAAGGCACAACTGCATTACAAAATTGAGTTTGGAGAATTTCAGTTCGGAGATAAAGAACCGCAGAATTTACCAAATGGATGGGCAATTAAAACTATCGGTGATATTTATTGGAAATTAGAATCTGGTTCAAGACCTAAGGGTGGAATTGACAAAGATTTAAAAGAGGGTATAGCAAGTGTTGGGGCAGAAAATGTGATTGGTTTGGGTAAGTACAATTATCAAAGTGAAAAACTCATTACCGAAGCATTTTTTGAAAGTATGAATCGTGGAAAAATTGAAAATAAAGACATTCTGATATACAAAGACGGTGCATACATTGGAAAAACAACATTGTTTCAAGATGATTTTCCTCACGAAAAATGTTGCGTAAATGAACACGTTTTTTTATTGAGAAGTAAAAATGAATTGTATCAAAATTATTTGTTTTTCACACTTTATCAAAAACTTTACTTCGACAAAATGCAGCAGCTAAACGCCAATGCTGCTCAACCTGGTATTAATCAAGAAAGTTTAAAATCATTACGAATTCTTTGGCCTTCTGAAAATGTAATTGAAGATTTTAATTCAAAGGTTGAAAGCCTGATGAAACTAATTTTCGTGTTGGCAAAACAAAATACCAAACTCCGAGAGGCACGAGATATATTATTACCCAAATTAATGAACGGTCAAATAGAAGTGTACTTATGA
- a CDS encoding N-6 DNA methylase translates to MQGKQLRKLEAELWRAADQLRANSKLTATEYSMPVLGLIFLRHAYNRFQKVKIEVEKALPSHPQRGKRPLTKKDFEEQNSMFLPEKSQFDYLVSLPESADIGEAIDNAMKLIEDEYDNLKGVLPKNFSIFSKDLLRELLRIFNKEVLQKAEGDLFGKIYEYFLGKFAMTGAQEGGEFFTPMSLVQTIVNVIEPDHGIVFDPACGSAGMFVQTGYFIESEGLKPAEKVTFYGQEKADLNTKLAKMNLTVHGLEGNIQEGNTFYEDKHNLVGGADFVMANPPFNVDGVDKAKDAVKKDPRLMIDGKVNLPKNDNANYLWIQYFYNYLKPTGRAGFVMASSASDAGHSEKDIREKLVKTGAVDVMMAIGNNFFYTRSLPCTLWFFDRAKEQDIERKDKVLMLDARKIYRKVTSKVNDFSPEQLQDLICIVNLYRGTGSTGSPQATQKFESTVKGYLQTSADLAKETAEATTELQKQLQKVLKTVSDFAAKYAKENKEAQVFVNALNIDETTSIYEQQNKLIAEAKKANADIEVLESIAHLCKALRKPQDKLIKQLLDAISTAAKEYQLSKNKDWKELNLKEQLDQLKALQQQLSGNPDEEEPGLLHETEYFYKQAHWLTSRFPEGVYTDVEGLCKLVTQKEIEAKDWSLSPGRYVGVDTSTDEDFDYEERLNEIHIELEGLNEEAIALAKTISENYKELAI, encoded by the coding sequence ATGCAAGGAAAACAACTTAGAAAATTAGAAGCTGAACTTTGGAGAGCAGCCGACCAGTTAAGAGCCAACAGTAAACTGACAGCAACGGAATATTCAATGCCTGTGCTCGGATTGATTTTTTTGAGACACGCCTACAACCGCTTTCAGAAAGTAAAAATTGAAGTTGAAAAAGCCTTGCCTTCGCATCCGCAACGGGGCAAACGGCCTTTAACCAAAAAGGATTTCGAAGAGCAAAATTCGATGTTCCTACCTGAGAAATCTCAGTTTGATTATTTGGTTTCCTTGCCCGAAAGTGCCGACATTGGCGAAGCCATTGACAACGCAATGAAACTGATTGAGGACGAATACGACAACCTTAAAGGTGTATTGCCAAAGAACTTTTCCATTTTCAGCAAAGACTTATTGCGGGAATTGCTCCGCATTTTCAACAAAGAAGTATTGCAAAAAGCCGAAGGCGATTTGTTCGGAAAGATTTATGAATATTTCCTTGGCAAATTCGCCATGACAGGAGCTCAAGAAGGAGGAGAGTTTTTTACACCTATGAGCTTGGTGCAAACCATTGTAAACGTAATTGAACCCGACCACGGAATTGTATTTGACCCTGCCTGCGGCAGTGCGGGTATGTTTGTTCAAACGGGTTATTTCATTGAAAGCGAAGGTCTGAAACCTGCGGAAAAGGTGACTTTTTACGGACAGGAAAAAGCCGACCTCAATACCAAACTGGCAAAGATGAACTTAACCGTTCACGGACTGGAAGGCAACATTCAGGAAGGCAACACATTTTACGAAGACAAACACAACCTTGTGGGGGGTGCTGACTTTGTGATGGCAAATCCACCATTTAATGTGGATGGTGTGGACAAAGCCAAAGATGCCGTAAAGAAAGACCCTCGTTTGATGATTGACGGCAAAGTAAACTTGCCGAAAAACGACAACGCCAATTATTTGTGGATTCAGTATTTCTATAACTACCTGAAACCAACAGGCAGAGCAGGTTTTGTAATGGCTTCATCTGCCAGCGATGCCGGGCATAGCGAAAAAGACATTCGGGAAAAATTGGTAAAAACTGGTGCGGTAGATGTAATGATGGCTATTGGCAATAACTTTTTCTATACCCGTTCATTGCCTTGCACACTATGGTTTTTTGACAGAGCAAAAGAACAAGATATTGAAAGAAAAGACAAAGTGTTGATGCTCGATGCCCGAAAAATTTACCGCAAAGTAACCAGTAAAGTAAACGACTTTAGCCCCGAACAATTGCAAGACCTCATTTGCATTGTAAACCTGTACAGAGGCACGGGTTCGACAGGCTCACCGCAAGCTACCCAAAAGTTTGAAAGCACAGTAAAAGGTTATTTGCAAACTTCTGCAGACTTAGCCAAAGAAACTGCCGAAGCAACTACCGAACTGCAAAAGCAATTGCAAAAGGTATTGAAAACCGTTAGCGACTTTGCAGCTAAATACGCCAAAGAAAACAAAGAAGCCCAAGTTTTTGTAAATGCCTTGAACATTGATGAAACCACAAGCATTTACGAGCAGCAAAACAAACTGATTGCCGAAGCGAAAAAGGCAAATGCTGACATTGAAGTTTTAGAAAGCATTGCCCACTTGTGCAAAGCACTCCGCAAACCACAAGACAAACTCATTAAGCAATTGCTGGATGCCATAAGCACAGCCGCCAAAGAATACCAACTGAGCAAAAACAAAGACTGGAAAGAACTAAACCTGAAAGAACAGCTCGACCAACTGAAAGCCCTGCAACAGCAATTGAGCGGCAACCCCGATGAAGAAGAACCCGGATTGCTTCACGAAACCGAATATTTCTATAAACAAGCCCATTGGCTTACGAGCCGTTTCCCTGAAGGCGTTTATACTGATGTGGAAGGGCTGTGCAAACTAGTAACCCAAAAAGAAATAGAAGCCAAAGACTGGAGCCTGAGCCCGGGCAGGTATGTTGGTGTGGACACCAGCACCGATGAGGACTTTGATTACGAAGAACGATTAAATGAAATACATATTGAGTTGGAGGGATTAAACGAAGAAGCCATTGCCTTGGCAAAAACCATTTCTGAAAACTATAAAGAGTTGGCGATATGA
- a CDS encoding nucleotidyltransferase domain-containing protein: MATINGLLTSFAQQDLVLGYSSAERDKINSSLNQLQKVLTDKLYNQASSVLTFGSYTRNTILPRKHDANSDVDILVVFDTRSGIKTPGTYRKNIKDALSSSYPLSTVKKDFPTVTLELNHIMFDVVPCYLETSWSNTETFYIPSANDSWRTTIPNDINDELSRKNQSYGNNIVRNVIRLCKHWNSNAGRIFDSYEMEKWIINRYFYSGDNLYDKFLSVMSDLSYNHEHAGTKQALNWIKEYQGTWQRQADVNKQYEWLQKLLPGLK; encoded by the coding sequence ATGGCAACAATAAACGGCTTATTAACTTCATTTGCGCAACAAGACCTTGTACTTGGTTATAGTAGTGCAGAAAGAGATAAAATTAACTCATCTTTAAATCAGCTTCAAAAAGTATTAACTGACAAACTTTACAACCAAGCAAGTAGTGTTTTGACTTTTGGCTCATATACTCGAAACACTATTCTTCCAAGAAAACATGACGCAAATTCTGATGTTGACATCCTTGTTGTCTTTGATACTCGTAGTGGAATAAAAACTCCAGGCACTTATAGAAAAAATATTAAAGACGCTTTATCATCATCATATCCTCTTTCGACAGTTAAAAAAGATTTTCCAACAGTAACGCTAGAATTGAATCACATAATGTTTGATGTCGTTCCTTGTTACCTTGAAACAAGTTGGAGCAATACAGAGACATTTTATATTCCAAGTGCAAACGACAGTTGGCGAACAACTATTCCAAATGATATTAATGATGAACTTTCAAGAAAAAATCAATCTTATGGCAACAACATTGTAAGAAATGTTATTCGTTTATGCAAACATTGGAATTCAAATGCTGGACGTATTTTTGACTCATACGAAATGGAAAAATGGATAATAAACCGATATTTTTACAGCGGAGATAACCTTTATGACAAGTTTTTAAGTGTAATGAGTGATTTGTCTTACAACCACGAGCACGCTGGCACAAAACAAGCACTCAACTGGATTAAAGAATATCAAGGAACTTGGCAGAGACAAGCAGATGTAAATAAACAATATGAATGGTTGCAAAAACTATTACCCGGACTGAAATGA
- a CDS encoding DUF4411 family protein — protein MGVYIVDSNFFIQAHRDTYPLDVAFSFWNKVKQLALEGKIISIDKVKDEIYDKNDALEFWCTNNLPDNFFKDTSDVINEYRQVTLWAFSRSSHYSQNAINEFLAADEADAFIVAYALGNPATRTIVTQEVSRPEMKSKIKIPEPCNALNVRYIRVMEMYRELGETF, from the coding sequence ATGGGAGTTTATATTGTAGATAGTAATTTTTTTATTCAGGCCCATAGAGATACCTATCCATTAGATGTTGCTTTCAGTTTTTGGAACAAAGTAAAACAACTTGCACTTGAAGGTAAAATAATTAGCATTGATAAGGTAAAAGACGAGATTTACGATAAAAATGATGCCTTGGAATTTTGGTGTACGAATAATTTACCTGATAATTTTTTCAAAGACACTTCAGATGTTATTAACGAATATAGACAAGTTACACTTTGGGCTTTTTCAAGAAGTTCTCATTATTCACAGAATGCTATAAATGAATTTTTAGCTGCTGACGAAGCAGATGCCTTTATTGTTGCTTATGCTTTGGGGAATCCAGCCACAAGGACAATTGTTACCCAGGAAGTGAGCCGACCCGAAATGAAGAGCAAAATTAAAATCCCAGAACCCTGTAATGCTCTTAATGTTCGTTATATAAGAGTAATGGAAATGTATAGAGAACTAGGAGAAACGTTCTAA
- a CDS encoding ImmA/IrrE family metallo-endopeptidase: MRTEVNINANMLTWAIARAGYDLHDFAHKVPGIFEWIQGDKKPTVRQLEDFSKKVHLPFGYFFLPEPPKEKLPIPFFRTNNTQATQVSVNVYDTILLLQQRQDWLKDYLKESEFETLSFVGKYRKSDNVQEIVTDLRRSLNLSENWAGHYKTWQDALESLIRHIEDIGIITVFNGIVENNTHRPISVEECRGFVLVDEMAPFMFVNNSDGKAAQMFTIVHELAHIWTGHSAGFDFRKLEPANDPIERLCDKIAAEFLVPAVTFNEVWNSNPNIKNAARFFKVSEIVIARRALDLGKITKAGFFGFYDEYTNREFIKKESQSSGGDFYATTRKRLGLAFSAHINNAVKSGKLLYRDAYKLTSLKGDTFQTYFTKHI, encoded by the coding sequence ATGAGAACTGAAGTAAATATCAATGCAAATATGCTTACGTGGGCGATTGCTCGTGCTGGATATGATTTGCATGATTTTGCCCATAAAGTTCCTGGTATTTTTGAATGGATACAGGGTGACAAAAAACCTACAGTAAGGCAACTTGAAGATTTTTCTAAAAAGGTTCATTTGCCTTTTGGTTATTTTTTCTTACCAGAACCACCAAAAGAAAAACTTCCAATTCCTTTTTTCAGAACCAACAATACTCAAGCCACTCAAGTAAGTGTAAATGTTTATGATACAATTTTGTTATTACAACAACGACAGGATTGGTTGAAAGATTACCTTAAGGAGAGTGAATTTGAAACATTAAGTTTTGTTGGTAAATATAGAAAAAGTGACAATGTTCAGGAAATTGTAACTGATTTACGAAGAAGTCTAAACTTGTCTGAAAATTGGGCAGGTCATTATAAAACGTGGCAAGATGCATTAGAATCCTTAATTCGTCATATTGAGGACATTGGGATTATTACTGTATTCAACGGAATCGTTGAAAATAATACACATCGTCCTATTAGCGTTGAAGAATGTCGTGGCTTTGTTCTTGTTGATGAAATGGCACCGTTCATGTTTGTCAATAATTCTGATGGAAAAGCTGCTCAGATGTTCACTATTGTTCATGAGTTAGCTCACATTTGGACAGGACATAGTGCTGGTTTTGACTTTAGAAAACTTGAACCGGCAAATGACCCGATTGAGAGACTTTGCGATAAAATAGCAGCAGAATTTTTAGTCCCGGCAGTAACTTTTAATGAAGTTTGGAATTCTAATCCAAACATTAAAAATGCAGCAAGGTTTTTTAAAGTTAGTGAAATAGTTATTGCACGCAGGGCTCTAGATTTAGGTAAAATAACAAAGGCTGGATTTTTTGGGTTTTACGACGAATATACGAATAGAGAGTTTATTAAAAAAGAATCTCAAAGTTCGGGTGGCGATTTCTATGCTACAACAAGAAAACGGTTAGGATTAGCCTTTTCCGCACATATTAATAATGCAGTGAAATCTGGGAAATTATTATATCGTGATGCATATAAACTCACTAGTTTGAAAGGGGATACCTTTCAAACATATTTCACTAAACACATTTAG